Proteins from one Nakamurella multipartita DSM 44233 genomic window:
- a CDS encoding S1C family serine protease, with the protein MPNGSPTNGSPSNGVRRPPAPVPSPAPDPVPAGAYARPGGVNGSFGPRPQRGPVVLGAPPVPEYLADAFGRAPGQSGIGAPPPTAEPPAEPPAQDPWRDPASGAQLGAPALTRESAPPPPAPPAQRFTLRQALFERRLRPSAIIGILVSALVIGALGAGIGVFAAGRLPAPTTDPSFELAPVSPGITREPGSVADIAAKVLPSVVSLEIRTGDVGETGSGVVIDGSGYILTNNHVVSSAATDPSATLTVIFDDAAQSRVPAVIVGRDPLTDLAVIKVDVTDATVAQIGDSNALAVGDPVIAIGSPLGLAGTVTTGIVSAKNRPVRLQGGGSDTDAVIDAIQTDAAVNPGNSGGPLVDASGAVVGINSAIRTLGGDSSGSIGLGFAIPIATAKDVAEQIIRSGSVQHSTIGVNARSATDGITDGAQVQNVQGGGPAAAAGIAEGDVITKVGDRQVGNADELIVAVRQNPVGATVPVVLLRDGRAMTVSVTLGSE; encoded by the coding sequence GTGCCGAACGGATCACCCACCAACGGATCGCCCAGCAACGGCGTGCGCCGCCCGCCCGCCCCGGTCCCGTCGCCCGCTCCCGACCCCGTGCCGGCCGGCGCCTACGCCCGGCCGGGTGGGGTGAACGGTTCCTTCGGTCCCCGGCCCCAGCGCGGGCCGGTCGTCCTCGGTGCGCCGCCGGTGCCCGAATACCTGGCCGATGCCTTCGGACGCGCACCCGGCCAGAGCGGCATCGGGGCCCCACCACCCACCGCCGAACCACCGGCCGAGCCGCCGGCCCAGGACCCCTGGCGGGACCCGGCATCCGGCGCCCAGCTGGGCGCCCCGGCCCTGACCCGCGAGTCGGCACCCCCGCCGCCGGCCCCGCCGGCGCAGCGATTCACCCTGCGCCAGGCCCTGTTCGAGCGCCGGCTGCGCCCCTCGGCGATCATCGGCATCCTGGTCAGCGCCCTGGTCATCGGCGCGCTCGGCGCCGGCATCGGGGTCTTCGCCGCCGGCCGGCTGCCCGCGCCGACCACCGATCCCTCCTTCGAACTGGCTCCGGTGTCACCGGGCATCACCCGGGAGCCGGGATCGGTGGCCGACATCGCGGCCAAGGTCCTGCCGTCCGTGGTGTCGTTGGAGATCCGCACCGGTGACGTGGGGGAGACCGGCTCCGGCGTGGTCATCGACGGCAGCGGCTACATCCTGACCAACAACCACGTCGTGTCCAGCGCGGCGACCGACCCGTCGGCGACGCTCACCGTGATCTTCGACGACGCCGCGCAGAGCCGGGTGCCCGCGGTCATCGTCGGTCGCGACCCGCTGACCGACCTGGCCGTGATCAAGGTCGACGTCACCGACGCCACGGTCGCGCAGATTGGCGACTCCAATGCGCTTGCCGTGGGCGATCCGGTCATCGCCATCGGCTCGCCGCTCGGCCTGGCCGGCACCGTCACCACCGGCATCGTCTCGGCCAAGAACCGCCCGGTGCGGCTGCAGGGCGGCGGGTCGGACACCGACGCGGTGATCGACGCCATCCAGACCGACGCCGCGGTCAACCCGGGCAACTCCGGTGGCCCGCTGGTCGACGCCTCCGGCGCCGTGGTCGGCATCAACTCGGCCATCCGCACCCTCGGCGGGGACTCCAGCGGCTCCATCGGGCTGGGCTTTGCCATCCCGATCGCCACGGCCAAGGACGTCGCCGAGCAGATCATCCGCTCGGGCAGCGTGCAGCACTCGACCATCGGGGTGAACGCCCGGTCGGCCACCGACGGGATCACCGACGGGGCCCAGGTGCAGAACGTCCAGGGCGGCGGGCCGGCCGCGGCGGCCGGCATCGCCGAGGGGGACGTGATCACCAAGGTGGGGGACCGGCAGGTGGGCAACGCGGACGAGTTGATCGTCGCGGTCCGGCAGAACCCGGTCGGGGCCACGGTCCCGGTGGTGCTGCTGCGCGACGGGCGGGCGATGACCGTCTCGGTCACGCTCGGCTCGGAGTAA
- a CDS encoding zf-HC2 domain-containing protein: MGSVDHLTLDAVVAYADGEMPLVAYQRAAAHVARCPQCDAEVRAQLVARSWLRSAETPAMPTSLLDTLRSIPVALPAADPAPAGDPLTTADRTTMPGHPAAGGHGTLPAHARSAHRGRRFRFLGTGALVAGLTVGVLVGAESAPDADPHPDTMRVAHVSPAIAPQIVRAGWGTP; this comes from the coding sequence GTGGGTTCAGTTGATCATCTGACGCTCGATGCCGTGGTCGCCTACGCCGACGGCGAGATGCCCTTGGTGGCCTACCAGCGGGCGGCCGCGCACGTGGCCCGCTGCCCGCAGTGCGACGCCGAGGTGCGGGCCCAACTGGTGGCCCGCTCGTGGCTGCGTTCCGCCGAGACCCCGGCCATGCCGACCAGCCTGCTGGACACCCTGCGGTCGATCCCCGTGGCGCTGCCCGCGGCCGACCCCGCGCCGGCCGGCGACCCGTTGACCACGGCCGACCGCACCACGATGCCGGGCCATCCCGCCGCCGGTGGGCACGGCACGCTGCCCGCGCATGCCCGATCCGCCCATCGCGGCCGCCGGTTTCGATTCCTGGGCACGGGCGCCCTGGTCGCGGGATTGACGGTCGGCGTGCTCGTCGGGGCCGAATCGGCCCCGGATGCCGACCCGCATCCGGACACCATGCGGGTCGCCCACGTCAGCCCGGCGATCGCTCCGCAGATCGTCAGGGCTGGGTGGGGCACTCCCTGA
- a CDS encoding DNA-3-methyladenine glycosylase I: protein MTAPTATGLTVGADGRPRCWWGASAPEYIDYHDREWGVPLHGDDALFERLCLEAFQSGLSWLTILRKRPAFRRAFDDFRIERVAEFDDADVQRLLSDATIVRNRAKIAASIQNARAALALDVGLDELLWSFAPTEPRARPAGIGDIVAVTTESKAMAKELKRRGFSFVGPTTAHALMQATGMVDDHLAGCWCVDGSLGR, encoded by the coding sequence ATGACCGCGCCGACCGCGACCGGGCTGACGGTCGGCGCGGATGGCCGGCCCCGGTGCTGGTGGGGGGCCAGCGCACCGGAGTACATCGACTACCACGACCGCGAGTGGGGCGTGCCGCTGCACGGCGACGACGCGTTGTTCGAGCGACTGTGCCTGGAGGCCTTCCAGTCCGGCCTGAGCTGGCTGACCATCCTGCGCAAGCGCCCGGCGTTCCGGCGGGCCTTTGACGACTTCCGGATCGAGCGGGTCGCGGAGTTCGACGACGCCGACGTGCAGCGGTTGCTGAGCGACGCAACGATCGTGCGGAACCGGGCGAAGATCGCCGCGTCGATCCAGAATGCCCGCGCCGCGCTGGCTCTCGACGTCGGCCTGGACGAGCTGCTCTGGTCGTTCGCACCGACCGAGCCCCGGGCCCGGCCGGCCGGCATCGGCGACATCGTCGCCGTCACCACCGAATCCAAGGCGATGGCCAAGGAGCTCAAGCGGCGGGGATTCAGCTTCGTGGGGCCGACGACCGCACACGCCCTGATGCAGGCCACCGGGATGGTCGACGACCACCTGGCCGGGTGCTGGTGTGTCGACGGGTCACTCGGGCGCTAG
- the glgC gene encoding glucose-1-phosphate adenylyltransferase has product MPKPKVLGIVLAGGEGKRLWPLTADRAKPAVPFGGNFRLVDFVLSNMVNAGYFRICVLTQYKSHSLDRHITQTWRMSTMAGNYVTPVPAQQRLGPRWYTGSADAILQSLNLVYDEKPDYLVVFGADHVYRMDPAQMVADHIDSGADTTVAGIRVPRREATAFGVIKTAADGRHIAEFMEKPADPPAVPDDPDVAYASMGNYVFSTGALIEALKIDAADEASVHDMGGNIIPYFVNKGTANVYDFARNKVPGATDRDRGYWRDVGTLDAFMDAHMDLISVEPIFNLYNHDWPILSYPAPFPPAKFVEDGTARDSMIGTGTIISGATVTRSVIAEDVHVNTGSRVEGSVIMPGVRIGRNAVVRHSILDKNVIVPDGAKVGVDVELDSDLYTVSPGGITVVGKGVTIGK; this is encoded by the coding sequence ATGCCCAAGCCCAAGGTCCTCGGCATCGTATTGGCGGGTGGCGAAGGAAAAAGGTTGTGGCCGTTGACGGCCGACCGCGCCAAGCCTGCGGTGCCGTTCGGCGGTAACTTCCGCCTCGTCGATTTCGTCCTGTCCAATATGGTGAACGCCGGATACTTCCGGATCTGCGTGCTCACCCAGTACAAATCGCATTCGCTCGACCGGCACATCACGCAGACCTGGCGGATGAGCACGATGGCCGGCAACTACGTGACGCCGGTCCCGGCCCAGCAGCGGCTCGGCCCGCGCTGGTACACCGGGAGCGCGGACGCCATCCTGCAGTCGCTCAACCTCGTCTATGACGAAAAGCCCGACTACCTGGTGGTTTTCGGTGCCGACCACGTGTACCGGATGGATCCGGCGCAGATGGTGGCCGACCACATCGATTCGGGCGCCGACACCACCGTGGCCGGGATCCGGGTGCCTCGCCGAGAGGCGACCGCCTTCGGCGTGATCAAGACGGCGGCCGACGGCCGGCACATCGCGGAGTTCATGGAGAAGCCGGCCGACCCGCCGGCGGTGCCCGACGATCCGGACGTGGCCTACGCGTCCATGGGCAACTACGTGTTCTCCACCGGTGCGTTGATCGAGGCCCTCAAGATCGATGCGGCCGACGAGGCGTCCGTGCACGACATGGGCGGCAACATCATCCCGTACTTCGTGAACAAGGGCACCGCCAACGTCTACGACTTCGCCCGGAACAAGGTGCCCGGGGCCACCGACCGTGATCGCGGCTACTGGCGGGACGTGGGCACGCTGGACGCGTTCATGGACGCGCACATGGACCTGATCTCGGTCGAGCCCATTTTCAACCTGTACAACCACGATTGGCCGATCCTGAGCTACCCGGCACCCTTCCCGCCGGCCAAGTTCGTCGAGGACGGCACCGCGCGTGACTCGATGATCGGCACCGGCACGATCATCTCCGGGGCGACGGTGACCCGGTCGGTCATCGCCGAGGACGTGCACGTCAACACCGGCAGCCGGGTCGAGGGCTCGGTGATCATGCCGGGCGTGCGGATCGGCCGCAACGCGGTGGTGCGGCACAGCATTCTGGACAAGAACGTGATCGTGCCCGACGGCGCCAAGGTCGGCGTGGACGTCGAACTGGACAGCGATCTGTACACGGTCAGCCCCGGTGGCATCACGGTCGTCGGCAAGGGCGTGACGATCGGCAAATAG
- the sigE gene encoding RNA polymerase sigma factor SigE, giving the protein MIERRPLHRRTNPEVVFLSSVPVSTGPVWTPPAWDEIVRDHGDRVYRLAYRLSGNAHDAEDITQETFIRVFRSLASFQPGSFEGWLHRITTNVFLDMVRRRQRIRMEALPEETDRIAGREPSPEQAFSDAHLDPDLQAALDDLLPEFRAAVVLCDVEGLTYEEIGATLGVKLGTVRSRIHRGRLALRAGLERRRAARGAAADTGGHDGVEAVR; this is encoded by the coding sequence ATGATCGAACGCCGGCCGTTGCACCGGCGAACGAACCCGGAGGTGGTTTTCCTGTCCAGCGTCCCCGTCTCGACCGGCCCCGTGTGGACCCCGCCGGCCTGGGACGAGATCGTCCGTGACCACGGTGATCGCGTATACCGGCTGGCCTACCGACTGTCCGGGAACGCCCACGACGCCGAGGACATCACCCAGGAGACCTTCATCCGGGTGTTCCGCTCGTTGGCCAGTTTCCAGCCGGGCTCCTTCGAGGGTTGGCTGCACCGCATCACCACCAACGTCTTTCTGGACATGGTCCGACGCCGCCAGCGGATCCGGATGGAGGCGCTGCCCGAGGAGACCGACCGCATCGCCGGCCGCGAACCCTCGCCGGAGCAGGCCTTCAGCGATGCCCATCTGGACCCCGACCTGCAGGCCGCGCTGGACGATCTGCTGCCCGAGTTCCGCGCGGCCGTGGTGCTGTGCGACGTCGAGGGGCTGACGTACGAAGAAATCGGTGCCACTCTCGGAGTCAAGCTCGGCACGGTGCGCTCCCGGATCCACCGCGGGCGGCTGGCCCTGCGGGCCGGCCTGGAACGTCGGCGGGCAGCGCGCGGTGCGGCAGCGGACACAGGCGGACACGACGGTGTGGAGGCGGTGCGGTGA
- a CDS encoding O-methyltransferase, which yields MTTSRSYAEFFVPESEVVLSARSRAADLGSAPTGSGTAAALTFLAACVAARSVVEIGTGTGISGLHLLAGMAPDGILTTIEVEAEYQRAAKKSFTEAGVAPTRTRLINGRALDVLPRLTDGAYDLVFVDGARTEYPQYVTEAVRLLRPGGILIVDGALAGDKVADPTQRDAETVAVRDAGRQVRDDENLTSMLVPLGDGLLAAVKRA from the coding sequence GTGACCACGAGCCGGTCCTACGCCGAGTTCTTCGTTCCCGAGTCCGAGGTGGTGCTGTCCGCGCGATCGCGCGCCGCCGACCTGGGCTCCGCGCCCACCGGATCGGGCACGGCCGCCGCGCTGACGTTCCTGGCCGCCTGCGTGGCGGCTCGCTCCGTGGTGGAGATCGGCACCGGCACCGGGATCAGCGGACTGCACCTGCTGGCCGGGATGGCCCCGGACGGCATCCTGACCACCATCGAGGTGGAGGCCGAGTACCAGCGAGCGGCCAAGAAGTCGTTCACCGAGGCCGGCGTCGCGCCGACCCGGACGCGCCTGATCAACGGCCGCGCGCTGGACGTGCTGCCCCGGCTCACCGACGGCGCCTACGACCTGGTCTTCGTCGACGGGGCCCGGACCGAGTACCCCCAGTACGTCACCGAGGCGGTCCGCCTGCTGCGACCGGGCGGGATCCTGATCGTGGACGGCGCCCTGGCCGGGGACAAGGTGGCCGATCCGACTCAGCGGGACGCCGAGACGGTCGCCGTGCGCGACGCCGGCCGGCAGGTCCGCGACGACGAGAACCTGACCTCCATGCTGGTCCCGCTGGGCGACGGCTTGCTGGCGGCGGTCAAGCGCGCGTGA
- the tatB gene encoding Sec-independent protein translocase protein TatB, translating into MFGLSWGQIAIIVLVGVFVLGPERIPTAVRWVTESLRKMRTMAAGAQAQLNREIGPELDELRRQIADLQSLKELQELRDLRDLHPKRLIGNTILGEEFAGGRGGLSGFLGLGGMPTGAGATAAEATGGAPVNAPTSAPTPAPVSTVKPVSAVPPSAAPRPAATPTPAAVAPPAMASAAMPPPSAAAAARPAAVPAPAARRLPAAKVVGAPRPVAAPTTPAPTPTGFDVDAT; encoded by the coding sequence ATGTTCGGCCTCTCCTGGGGACAGATCGCCATCATCGTGCTGGTCGGCGTCTTCGTGCTCGGACCCGAACGCATCCCGACGGCGGTGCGCTGGGTGACCGAGAGCCTGCGCAAGATGCGCACCATGGCCGCCGGTGCGCAGGCCCAGCTCAACCGGGAGATCGGCCCCGAGCTGGACGAACTGCGCCGGCAGATCGCCGACCTGCAGTCGCTCAAGGAGCTGCAGGAGCTGCGCGACCTGCGCGACCTGCATCCCAAGCGGCTGATCGGCAACACCATCCTGGGCGAGGAGTTCGCCGGCGGTCGCGGGGGCCTCAGCGGATTCCTGGGCCTGGGGGGCATGCCGACCGGCGCCGGCGCGACGGCGGCGGAGGCCACCGGCGGGGCACCCGTGAACGCGCCAACCAGTGCCCCGACCCCGGCCCCGGTCAGCACCGTCAAGCCGGTCTCGGCCGTTCCGCCGAGTGCGGCCCCCCGGCCGGCTGCGACCCCCACACCGGCGGCCGTGGCACCGCCGGCAATGGCCTCGGCGGCAATGCCGCCGCCGTCAGCGGCCGCGGCTGCGCGCCCGGCCGCGGTGCCCGCGCCGGCCGCGCGCCGGCTGCCGGCGGCCAAGGTGGTCGGGGCGCCGCGCCCGGTGGCCGCGCCCACCACCCCGGCACCGACCCCGACCGGGTTCGACGTCGACGCCACCTGA
- a CDS encoding enoyl-CoA hydratase-related protein, with translation MTQSPPPAADSAPADPVVVTDDGAVRTITLNRPEAFNSFNLALKSALLAALDDAATDPRVRALVITGAGRAFCAGQDLKEHLALVAAHDQRVGETVAGFYNPLVRAVTGMAKPVIAAVNGPAAGAGAGLAFASDLRIAASSATFSMAFAGVALSADTGASFLLPRLVGQGRASRMMLLGEKVDAAEALRIGMVDQVVPDDELAGTVGQLAARLAAGPTTAFGWIKASLQHGAQSDLESTLQFEDRAQTACFASADHGEAVTAFVHKRPPRFTGR, from the coding sequence ATGACGCAATCGCCGCCGCCCGCCGCCGATTCGGCGCCCGCCGACCCGGTTGTCGTGACCGATGACGGCGCGGTGCGCACGATCACGCTGAACCGGCCGGAAGCCTTCAACTCGTTCAATCTGGCGCTGAAGTCGGCGTTGCTGGCCGCGCTCGACGACGCGGCCACCGACCCCCGGGTGCGCGCGCTGGTGATCACCGGGGCCGGCCGGGCCTTTTGTGCCGGACAGGATCTCAAGGAACATCTGGCCTTGGTGGCGGCCCACGATCAGCGAGTCGGTGAGACCGTCGCCGGCTTCTACAACCCGCTGGTCCGAGCCGTCACCGGGATGGCCAAGCCGGTGATCGCCGCCGTCAACGGGCCGGCGGCGGGGGCCGGCGCGGGCCTGGCCTTCGCCAGTGATCTGCGGATCGCGGCGAGCTCGGCAACCTTTTCGATGGCGTTCGCCGGGGTGGCCCTGTCCGCCGACACGGGCGCGTCCTTCCTGCTGCCGCGCCTGGTCGGGCAGGGGCGCGCCTCGCGGATGATGCTGCTGGGCGAGAAGGTCGACGCCGCCGAGGCATTGCGCATCGGCATGGTCGATCAGGTGGTGCCCGACGACGAGCTGGCGGGGACGGTCGGGCAGTTGGCCGCCCGGCTGGCGGCGGGGCCGACGACGGCCTTCGGGTGGATCAAGGCCTCGCTGCAGCACGGCGCCCAGTCCGACCTCGAGTCGACCCTGCAGTTCGAGGACCGGGCGCAGACCGCCTGCTTCGCCTCCGCCGATCACGGGGAGGCGGTGACCGCCTTCGTGCACAAGCGGCCGCCGCGGTTCACCGGACGCTGA
- a CDS encoding Mrp/NBP35 family ATP-binding protein — protein MTVSVETVYAALATVKDPEIRRPITELDMVTGLSVDPSGVVGFTLLLTIAGCPMRETLVRDVTAAVRGVPGVTDLRLELGVMTDDQRTALREKLRGGPGKEIPFAQPQSRTRVYAIASGKGGVGKSTVTVNLAAALAARGLAVGVLDADVYGFSIPRMLGVTGKPTRVGDMILPPVAHGVKVISVGMFVDGNVPVVWRGPMLHRALQQFLADVYWGDLDVLLLDLPPGTGDIAISTAQLIPTAEILVVTTPQAAAAEVAERAGSIVNQTRQRIVGVVENMSAMTLPDGTRLELFGSGGGESVAASLGRLTGTTVPLLGQIPLEIGLRTAGDSGLPLVLSEPASPAAQALQGVADELAGKTRPLTRVPLGISPTGRRDRAGV, from the coding sequence ATGACCGTCTCCGTCGAAACCGTGTACGCGGCCCTGGCCACCGTCAAGGACCCCGAGATCCGGCGGCCGATCACCGAACTGGACATGGTGACCGGCCTGTCGGTCGACCCGTCCGGCGTGGTCGGGTTCACCCTGCTGCTGACCATCGCCGGGTGCCCCATGCGCGAGACCCTCGTGCGGGACGTCACCGCCGCGGTCCGCGGGGTGCCCGGGGTCACCGACCTGCGCCTCGAGCTCGGCGTGATGACCGACGATCAGCGCACGGCCCTGCGGGAGAAGCTGCGCGGCGGCCCGGGCAAGGAGATCCCGTTCGCCCAGCCGCAGTCACGGACCCGGGTGTACGCCATCGCCTCCGGCAAGGGCGGGGTGGGCAAGTCCACCGTCACCGTCAACCTGGCCGCCGCCCTGGCCGCGCGGGGCCTGGCCGTCGGCGTGCTCGACGCCGACGTCTACGGCTTCTCGATCCCCCGCATGCTCGGCGTCACCGGCAAGCCCACCCGGGTCGGCGACATGATCCTGCCGCCGGTCGCGCACGGGGTGAAGGTGATCAGCGTCGGCATGTTCGTCGACGGCAACGTGCCGGTCGTCTGGCGCGGTCCGATGCTGCACCGGGCGTTGCAGCAGTTCCTGGCCGACGTCTACTGGGGCGATCTGGACGTGCTGCTGCTCGATCTGCCGCCGGGCACCGGCGACATCGCCATCTCCACCGCGCAACTCATCCCGACCGCCGAGATCCTGGTCGTCACCACCCCGCAGGCGGCCGCCGCCGAGGTGGCCGAGCGAGCCGGGTCCATCGTCAACCAGACCCGGCAGCGCATCGTCGGCGTGGTCGAGAACATGAGCGCGATGACGCTGCCCGACGGCACCCGCCTGGAGCTGTTCGGCTCCGGCGGCGGCGAGTCGGTCGCCGCGTCCCTGGGCCGGCTGACCGGCACCACCGTGCCGTTGCTGGGCCAGATTCCGCTCGAGATCGGATTGCGCACCGCCGGTGACAGCGGTCTGCCGCTGGTGCTCAGCGAACCGGCCAGCCCGGCCGCGCAGGCGCTGCAGGGGGTGGCCGACGAGCTGGCCGGCAAGACGCGGCCGCTGACCCGGGTGCCGCTGGGCATCTCCCCCACCGGCCGTCGGGATCGCGCCGGCGTCTGA
- a CDS encoding DUF6191 domain-containing protein, producing MGELGALFNPGMRHELEERRAKAARREEEGNARDDDLRIDLDSGVAVINTPGEDGEQPDSGSAGHSTESAEATRSAEPTTTGEAAAATESAEGAAASEPAPAPLRPRGKRAMAAGKR from the coding sequence ATGGGTGAACTGGGTGCGTTGTTCAACCCCGGCATGCGCCATGAACTCGAGGAACGCCGGGCCAAGGCCGCGCGTCGCGAGGAGGAGGGCAACGCCCGCGACGACGATCTGCGCATCGACCTGGACTCCGGGGTCGCGGTGATCAACACTCCGGGCGAGGACGGCGAACAGCCCGATTCCGGCTCGGCCGGGCACTCGACCGAGTCTGCCGAAGCCACCCGTTCCGCGGAGCCGACCACCACTGGCGAGGCGGCGGCCGCGACGGAATCCGCGGAGGGAGCGGCAGCGAGCGAACCGGCGCCGGCCCCCCTGCGGCCGCGCGGCAAACGCGCGATGGCCGCCGGCAAGCGCTAG
- a CDS encoding DUF3117 domain-containing protein — translation MAAMKPRTGDGPLEVTKEGRGIVMRVPLEGGGRLVVEISADEASALGDALKAVVVK, via the coding sequence ATGGCGGCCATGAAGCCCCGGACCGGGGATGGTCCTCTCGAAGTGACCAAGGAGGGCCGCGGGATCGTCATGCGCGTGCCGCTGGAAGGCGGCGGTCGCCTGGTCGTGGAGATCTCGGCGGATGAGGCCTCGGCGCTGGGCGACGCGCTCAAGGCCGTCGTCGTCAAGTAA
- a CDS encoding D-alanyl-D-alanine carboxypeptidase family protein yields MTRRTLASTTAVGAILVATLTLAACGQSEEERRAAESVASVAAAASSSAAASSSAAAASSSAAAARSAAAASSSSAVAAASSAAAASRLAEQSRAAASASAMAQSAAQASAAASSAAASAASAAAVAAAAAIAAGAAPADPDTPGQEGDGSKCAGYEQYADEEPVGMRADAAAGWLAVRAAGEAQGLTICLADGKRSTAQQQQTYQDYVRQYGQAMADQYVLPPEKSAHVLGLAVDVQPYQAYTWLESTNGALNFCRIYDNEAWHFEFDPSFSTTGCPARRPYPGA; encoded by the coding sequence GTGACCCGACGCACGCTCGCCTCGACCACTGCGGTCGGGGCGATTCTGGTGGCCACGCTGACCCTGGCGGCCTGCGGGCAGTCGGAGGAGGAACGGCGCGCGGCCGAATCGGTGGCGTCGGTGGCCGCGGCCGCGTCCTCGTCGGCGGCCGCATCGTCGTCCGCAGCGGCGGCGTCGTCCTCGGCCGCGGCGGCCCGGTCGGCGGCGGCGGCCTCCTCGTCGTCGGCGGTCGCGGCGGCCTCTTCGGCGGCGGCCGCATCCCGGCTGGCCGAGCAGTCCCGGGCCGCCGCCTCGGCGTCGGCGATGGCCCAGTCGGCGGCGCAGGCCTCGGCGGCGGCGTCATCGGCGGCCGCCTCGGCCGCCTCGGCCGCGGCGGTGGCCGCCGCGGCGGCGATCGCGGCCGGGGCAGCCCCGGCCGACCCGGACACCCCGGGCCAGGAGGGCGACGGCAGCAAGTGCGCCGGCTACGAGCAGTACGCGGACGAGGAACCGGTGGGCATGCGCGCCGACGCGGCGGCCGGTTGGCTGGCGGTGCGCGCGGCCGGCGAGGCGCAGGGCCTGACGATCTGCCTGGCCGACGGCAAGCGCAGCACCGCCCAGCAGCAGCAGACCTACCAGGACTACGTCCGCCAGTACGGCCAGGCGATGGCCGACCAGTACGTCCTGCCGCCCGAGAAATCGGCGCACGTGCTCGGCCTGGCCGTCGACGTGCAGCCCTATCAGGCCTACACCTGGCTGGAGAGCACCAACGGGGCGCTGAACTTCTGCCGTATCTACGACAACGAGGCCTGGCACTTCGAGTTCGACCCGTCGTTCTCCACCACCGGGTGCCCGGCCCGGCGGCCCTACCCGGGCGCCTGA
- the glgA gene encoding glycogen synthase, giving the protein MHTAILTREFPPDVYGGAGVHVEYLVRELRNLIDVDVHCFGDDRPGATGHRPAPDLAGANAALTTLSVDLSMVAATGGVELLHSHTWYANMAGHIGKLLHGVPHVVTAHSLEPHRPWKAEQLGGGYRLSSWAEKTAYEAADAIISVSTGMRGGILDSYPALDPAKVHVIRNGIDTQIYAKSEDRSLLLDKGVDLDAPIVSFVGRITRQKGVGHLVAATHHFDPGVQLVLCAGAPDTPEIAAETAEAIATLQAQRPGVFWFDGMLTLPEVKQVLSASTVFVCPSVYEPLGIVNLEAMACGAAVVASDVGGIPEVVNNGETGLLVHYDADQGETFEQDLATAVNDLVRDPARAAAYGQAGRDRAVNEFSWTAIAEQTVDLYRRVLEAS; this is encoded by the coding sequence GTGCATACCGCGATCCTGACCCGAGAATTTCCCCCCGATGTCTACGGCGGCGCCGGCGTTCACGTCGAATACCTGGTCCGCGAACTGCGCAATCTCATCGACGTCGACGTGCACTGCTTCGGTGACGACCGGCCCGGGGCCACCGGCCACCGTCCGGCACCCGATCTGGCCGGGGCCAACGCGGCCCTGACCACGCTGTCGGTCGACCTGTCGATGGTCGCCGCGACCGGCGGTGTCGAGCTGCTGCATTCGCACACCTGGTACGCCAACATGGCCGGCCACATCGGCAAGCTGCTGCACGGCGTGCCGCACGTGGTCACCGCCCATTCGTTGGAACCGCACCGGCCGTGGAAGGCCGAGCAGCTCGGCGGCGGCTACCGGTTGTCCTCGTGGGCGGAGAAGACGGCCTACGAGGCCGCCGACGCGATCATCTCGGTGTCCACCGGGATGCGCGGCGGCATCCTGGACAGCTACCCCGCGCTGGACCCGGCCAAGGTGCACGTCATCCGCAACGGCATCGACACGCAGATCTACGCCAAGTCCGAGGACCGCTCGCTGCTGCTGGACAAGGGCGTCGACCTGGACGCGCCGATCGTCTCGTTCGTCGGCCGGATCACCCGGCAGAAGGGTGTCGGGCACCTGGTCGCCGCCACCCACCACTTCGATCCGGGTGTGCAGTTGGTGTTGTGCGCCGGCGCGCCGGACACCCCGGAGATCGCCGCGGAGACGGCCGAGGCGATCGCCACCCTGCAGGCCCAGCGTCCGGGCGTGTTCTGGTTCGACGGGATGCTCACCCTGCCCGAGGTCAAGCAGGTGCTCTCGGCCTCGACCGTGTTCGTCTGCCCGTCGGTGTACGAGCCGTTGGGCATCGTCAACCTGGAGGCCATGGCCTGCGGAGCGGCGGTCGTGGCCAGCGACGTCGGCGGCATCCCCGAGGTGGTCAACAACGGCGAGACCGGGTTGCTGGTGCACTACGACGCCGACCAGGGCGAGACGTTCGAGCAGGACCTGGCGACCGCGGTGAACGATCTGGTGCGCGACCCGGCCCGGGCCGCGGCCTACGGCCAGGCCGGCCGCGATCGTGCGGTCAACGAGTTCTCCTGGACGGCCATCGCGGAACAGACGGTGGATCTGTACCGGCGGGTGCTGGAGGCCAGCTGA